In a single window of the Geotrypetes seraphini chromosome 11, aGeoSer1.1, whole genome shotgun sequence genome:
- the LOC117369327 gene encoding uncharacterized protein LOC117369327, with translation MRLLVRIVQQDELHELIFQVSSVLKFEDTVLEPPHSVDPLLQGLCSASGYSGYARTVAGSEGAFSLLTLHGLPLSHPIPEEDRDTLKLPVVDAVVSVISKRHTVPVEGGAALKDPEKRKLESLLKQSFDVTALAVQVAMCGGLVARMCVCWAERVLDLESDNWELVEQEVAKIEMGASHLSDAMYNLLRASAKSKAFGVAARCTLWLRTWLADTVSKAKWTKFPFKGVCLVGEDLDKLVQTLTDYKVPRLPEDRPRLLPQGGAACGRDFRRFCPGRGPLPFSPLGYPEVGSSSTCSPFEGLAWGG, from the exons ATGCGTCTTCTGGTGCGCATTGTTCAGCAGGATGAGCTTCATGAGCTAATTTTTCAGGTCTCCTCTGTATTGAAATTTGAGGATACCGTGTTGGAACCCCCACATTCGGTGGACCCCTTGCTTCAGGGGCTCTGTtctgcatcaggatattcgggatatgcTCGCACAGTGGCAGGTTCCGAAGGCGCCTTTTCACTTCTCACACTCCATGGCCTGCCTttatcccatcccatcccagaagAGGATAGGGACACTCTGAAGTTGCCGGTtgtggacgcggtggtctcggtcATCTCAAAGCGGCATACTGTGCCTGTTGAAGGCGGTGCTGCCTTGAAGGACCCTGAGAagcgtaagttggagtccctccttaaacagagttttgatgtgacagctctggctGTCCAGGTGGCGATGTGTGGCGGGCTGGTGGCTCGGATGTGTGTTTGCTGGGCCGAGCGCGTTCTTGACCTTGAGTCTGATAATTGGGAActagtggagcaggaagttgCCAAAATTGAGATGGGTGCTTCTCATCTCTCAGATGCCATGTATAACCTCTTACGAGCTTCTGCCAAGTCAAAGGCTTTTGGAGTAGCAgcacgctgtaccttgtggcttcgcactTGGTTGGCGGATACGGTGTCCAAAGCTAAGTGGACAAAGTTTCCCTTTAAAGGGGTCTGTCTTGTTGGTGAGGacttggacaagttggttcagaccttaACTGATTAtaaagtgcctcgtttgcctgaag ataggccTAGGCTGCTGCCTCAGGGTGGTGCTGCTTGTGGGCGTGATTTCCGCCGTTTCTGCCCTGGTCGAGGGCCACTTCCTTTCAGCCCCCTGGGCTATCCAGAGGTCGGTTCTTCcagcacatgcagtcctttcgaGGGGCTCGCCTGGGGCGGGTAG